The Mucilaginibacter terrae region GCTGGTCGCGTGTGCCCAGCAGTGCTAATAATTCATCGCTCAAACGCAAGCCGATGGGGGTAAAAGCACTTATTCCTCCAACTGCAACTTTTGAAAGCAAAACTTCCGGGTCGCTTCTCCGGATTGGATAAGTGGTGGTGCTTATTGTAGTTATAGTACTTAAATCGTTTAATGTGCTACGCAAGGCCAACGCGCTATCTGCATAAGTGTTAGCGGCTGCATAATTATTCATGTACAGGTAGCAACGCGCCAATTCGGCATAAGCTGATGCTTTGGAGGGTAAAGTATTAAATAATTGAGCAACCGGCAAAGCAGGTATAGCTTGTTTTAAATCGGCAATGATCTGGTCGTACACCGTTTGCGACGAAGGGCGGTTTAACGGCTGAACTGTTGTTTGAACCAATACTAAAGGCACACCAAGGTCTGAAGATGCAGTGGCCGCATTGTAAGGTTTTGAATAAGTATTCATCAACATGAGGTAAGCATCGGCACGATGCACTTTTGCTTCGGCAATTAGCGCGGCTTTTTCAGCTTCGCTGCCTCCGGTGCTTGCCGGAACTTCGCCAATGATGATGTTGCTGTAGGTTATGGTATTATACATACCGTTCCAGTTATTGTCGGTTTGAAAACTTCCTAACGGAAATGGATCAGCCTGCCAGGTATAGCTGGTACGCCAGTAACGATAACTATCAGGCACCAATGCTAACTGCTGTGTGCTTCCATCCATTAACTGAACATCATCTGAAGCAATATCACCCAGTTGAGGACCAAATTCATATACAGCGGTATTGTTGAGCAAGTAACGGTAATTGGATATCTCGCCCGGCACCAGTTGGCCCTGGGTTTTTATGTCCACATATTTTTGGCATGAGCCAAGGACTATAGCCATCAAAAACAATAAATTATATTTGGTTTTCATGATGCGTTAGCTTAAAAGTTAAGATTTACGTTTAGTGAATATGACCGTGCGGCCGGCAAACCACGTACACTTCCAATGTAACTGGTGAAGTCAGGATCATAACCTTCTTTATTGGCTCTCCATATCAACCCAAGGTTATTAGCTGATGCACCTATGTTAATACCTTTAATTTTATACTTACTAAGTATTTGGCCAGGTACCTGGTAGCTTAGCGTTAGTTGACGTAAACGCACATAATCGCCTTTTAACACATTAATATCAGAGTTTTGGTAGCGAATAAGGCTTATTTGTACAGCATTAGCAGTGCCATTAATACCCGGAACTGCGGTAGTGGCCTCATCCCCCGGTTTTGCCCAGCGTTTGGCAATGTCTTCGCCTAAATAATATCCGGCTGTAGAAAATGTAGCTGTAGTGATGTAGTTTTGAATACTTGGTTTTAAGAATACGCTACCAAACTGATAGCTGGTTTGCGCAAATAGCGAAAATTGTTTATACCGAAGTGTAGTGTTAAATCCACCAAAATAAGGCGCTATGGTACGGCCGGCATACTTTAAGTCTGATAATGAACTCAGAGTGGTAGTAGTAGCTTTTACTATCGCTCCGTTACGATCATATATCTGGGTTAAACCTCCTGCATCTAAACCTGCATTACGATACACAAATAACTTATCAGCTGCGTAACCACTGATAGGACCAATAGATGTTGGAGATGTTCCGAAGTTGCTTGTATAAAGGCTTTCAATAAAGCGGTTATCGGTTAATTTATTGGTATTGTAAGCGAAAGTCATTCCGGCACTAAGGCTCCAATCTTTTTTGTTGATGATTGCTCCGTTTAAACCAAATTCAGCCCCCTTACCTTCTAATGAGGCTGCATTACGGGTTAAGGTGGTGCTGATGTTACCTGTGTAAACGCTGCTTATAGGGAATGAATACAGCAGATCTTTTGATTTTTTGCTGTATACCTCGAATGAACCGTTAAGCCTGCTGCTAAACAAGCTAAAATCAATGCCTAAGTTTTTAACATAAGTTTT contains the following coding sequences:
- a CDS encoding RagB/SusD family nutrient uptake outer membrane protein — encoded protein: MKTKYNLLFLMAIVLGSCQKYVDIKTQGQLVPGEISNYRYLLNNTAVYEFGPQLGDIASDDVQLMDGSTQQLALVPDSYRYWRTSYTWQADPFPLGSFQTDNNWNGMYNTITYSNIIIGEVPASTGGSEAEKAALIAEAKVHRADAYLMLMNTYSKPYNAATASSDLGVPLVLVQTTVQPLNRPSSQTVYDQIIADLKQAIPALPVAQLFNTLPSKASAYAELARCYLYMNNYAAANTYADSALALRSTLNDLSTITTISTTTYPIRRSDPEVLLSKVAVGGISAFTPIGLRLSDELLALLGTRDQRYTLFTTDPTIVSTAYVPAGGRFFYKDRAINEPRNIGPSVPEMMLIKAEYFARNNDVGNALLWVNNLRRKRFKTADYVALTAANASDALKVVIEERRREFFCRMLRWWDMRRLNGEGQFQRTYTRTFGGTTYSLAPGSNRYVFSIPVYQIQLNPEIQQNP